One Aegilops tauschii subsp. strangulata cultivar AL8/78 chromosome 7, Aet v6.0, whole genome shotgun sequence genomic window carries:
- the LOC123495056 gene encoding putative laccase-9: MGVANAPAIWSVGVVVAALIVAAQGSPSSSARRRYSFLEDDDGPSRLHRHRHHDFVIKESNYTRLCREKTILTVNGKFPGPTIYAKKGDVVVVNVFNQGDKNITLHWHGVNQPRSPWWDGPEYITQCPIQPGKKFTYRIIFSEEEGTLWWHAHSAMDRDTVHGAIVIHPRRGTTYPFSKPHREIPIILGEWWNNDIRQVLADATSTGSDFQPSDANTINGQPGDLFACSSNATFRLPVKHGKTYMLRIINAALTNGFFFAVAGHRLTVVGSDASYTKPFSVDHVFIDAGQTVTALLKARRGRSNARYFYMASRPLATNPQATVDNSTTTAVLEYVDAPAAPADAAHDLPSLPAINDSSAAAAFTARLRSLASKEHPADVPRHVDEHMLVTVEVNEIACAPGEACKGPHGNRFASSLNNVSFETPRSDILGAYYRSAVGGVVRTDFPDNPPSPFNFTADDLPPELALTARDTRVKVLEYGTVLEVVLQGTTILGGDSHPMHLHGFSFYVVGRGIGNFDKSTDPAKYNLVDPPYQNTVSVPKNGWVAVRLRAENPGVWFMHCHFERHMVWGMETVFIVKNGKGPDAKIMPPPPNMPRC; encoded by the exons ATGGGAGTCGCCAACGCGCCGGCAATTTGGTCAGTCGGAGTGGTGGTTGCAGCGCTCATTGTCGCAGCTCAAGGATCGCCGTCGTCGAGTGCCCGCCGCCGCTACAGTTTCCTC GAAGACGACGACGGCCCGAGTCGCCTTCACCGTCACCGTCACCACGATTTCGTC ATAAAGGAGAGTAACTACACGAGACTCTGCCGTGAAAAGACCATCCTCACCGTCAACGGCAAGTTCCCCGGCCCGACCATCTATGCGAAGAAGGGCGACGTCGTCGTTGTCAACGTCTTCAACCAGGGCGATAAGAACATCACCCTCCACTG GCACGGAGTGAACCAGCCGCGAAGTCCGTGGTGGGACGGGCCGGAGTACATAACGCAGTGCCCGATCCAGCCCGGCAAGAAATTCACGTACCGGATCATCTTCTCCGAGGAGGAAGGCACGCTGTGGTGGCACGCGCACAGCGCCATGGACCGCGACACCGTGCATGGCGCCATCGTCATCCACCCCCGGCGCGGCACAACCTACCCATTCAGCAAGCCGCACCGAGAGATACCCATCATCCTTG GGGAATGGTGGAACAACGACATTCGGCAAGTGCTTGCCGACGCCACCTCCACCGGCAGCGATTTCCAGCCTTCCGACGCCAACACCATCAACGGCCAGCCCGGTGACCTGTTCGCTTGCTCCAGCAATGCCACCTTCAGGCTGCCAGTCAAACACGGCAAGACCTACATGCTCCGGATCATCAACGCGGCCCTGACCAACGGATTCTTCTTCGCCGTCGCGGGGCACCGCCTCACCGTGGTCGGCTCTGACGCTTCCTACACCAAGCCGTTCAGCGTCGACCACGTATTCATTGATGCCGGCCAAACGGTGACCGCGCTGCTCAAGGCCCGCCGTGGCCGCTCGAACGCCCGCTACTTCTACATGGCGTCGAGGCCGCTGGCGACCAACCCGCAGGCCACCGTCGACAACAGCACGACCACCGCCGTCCTGGAGTACGTCGAcgctcccgcggcgccggccgaTGCGGCGCATGACCTCCCCAGCCTTCCCGCCATCAACGACAGCTCCGCGGCGGCGGCGTTCACGGCGCGGCTCAGGTCGCTGGCCAGCAAGGAGCACCCAGCCGACGTGCCCCGGCACGTCGACGAGCACATGCTCGTCACGGTGGAGGTGAACGAGATCGCGTGCGCGCCCGGCGAGGCGTGCAAGGGGCCCCACGGCAACCGCTTCGCGTCGAGCCTCAACAACGTGAGCTTCGAGACGCCGCGGAGCGACATCCTCGGAGCCTACTACCGCTCCGCCGTCGGCGGCGTGGTCAGGACCGACTTCCCCGACAACCCGCCGTCGCCCTTCAACTTCACGGCCGACGACCTCCCCCCGGAGCTCGCGCTGACCGCGAGAGACACGAGGGTGAAGGTCCTGGAGTACGGCACCGTCCTGGAGGTGGTGTTGCAGGGCACGACCATCCTCGGCGGTGACAGCCATCCCATGCACCTGCACGGGTTTAGCTTCTACGTGGTGGGGAGAGGGATTGGCAACTTCGACAAGAGCACGGACCCCGCCAAGTACAACCTGGTCGACCCGCCGTACCAGAACACCGTCTCCGTTCCCAAGAATGGATGGGTTGCAGTCCGCCTCCGTGCAGAAAACCCTG GCGTATGGTTCATGCACTGCCATTTCGAGCGCCACATGGTATGGGGGATGGAAACGGTGTTCATTGTGAAGAACGGCAAGGGACCAGATGCTAAGATCATGCCACCACCTCCAAATATGCCCAGGTGTTGA